In Bos indicus isolate NIAB-ARS_2022 breed Sahiwal x Tharparkar chromosome 2, NIAB-ARS_B.indTharparkar_mat_pri_1.0, whole genome shotgun sequence, a single genomic region encodes these proteins:
- the LOC139185704 gene encoding LOW QUALITY PROTEIN: endogenous retrovirus group K member 18 Env polyprotein-like (The sequence of the model RefSeq protein was modified relative to this genomic sequence to represent the inferred CDS: deleted 2 bases in 1 codon; substituted 1 base at 1 genomic stop codon) has protein sequence MANIDRFKKYRHFAEDKNSKLEINTPICYKQFNQWLPGILRLLDKGYGLVIADGEEIWVPLCHVCCRKGPQDQTPSGSDEVDTKGLVNDPGRANEEMPSYESLLDMGSSENMTPVSGNVNCSEEQEEHRNCSWFNRSSIGGFHKSKTSFWTDKDILLNWYNGGLSPPQPRIVVPIVGPKQWHTWKIPAALEHFANVYGTMGVFRPSNYTFLHNSTGYIQSCVHLLYLFIVGHFDIDLSAKIVNCTACALYTCLNHTISYHNASIALVKQRSQLWLPVNLTEPWTDSVFLSVLLKTGFRRSKHILGWIIAGILSLISIVTVGTLSGMALHNSIQNHDFIAAWHKDSHDLWTRQAQIDQQLQTRINELQTVVIYLGDQMQQLTFRTRIRCHWNFTSFCLTNMPYNSTEYPWNKVKADLQDLTSNSSLDINLLKQQDANFQVRVPRELYSTQFYDTXTKTLSSLDPRAWLSGTNIFIYVLITLLFVIDYRIQKSLLKTPCLPQWSPTSSHHA, from the exons ATAGACATTttgcagaagacaaaaacagcaaattagaaatcaatacaccAATATGTTATAAGCAATTTAATCAGTGGCTGCCAGGAATCTTACGACTCCTAGACAAGGGTTATGGTCTTGTCATTGCAGATGGAGAGGAAATCTGGGTTCCCCTTTGCCATGTCTGCTGCCGAAAAGGACCCCAAGACCAGACTCCCTCGGGAAGTGATGAAGTTGACACGAAGGGTCTCGTCAATGACCCTGGAAGAGCCAATGAGGAAATGCCATCATATGAATCCTTACTTGACATGGGCTCAAGTGAAAACATGACTC CTGTTTCTGGCAATGTAAACTGTTCTGAAGAACAGGAGGAACATCGTAATTGCTCCTGGTTTAATAGATCAAGCATTGGAGGCTTTCATAAATCTAAGACAAGTTTCTGGACTGATAAGGACATATTGCTGAATTGGTATAATGGGGGCTTATCACCCCCCCAACCCAGGATTGTCGTCCCCATTGTGGGGCCAAAGCAATGGCACACTTGGAAAATTCCAGCAGCTTTAGAGCACTTTGCTAATGTTTATGGGACTATGGGTGTGTTTCGTCCTTCTAATTATACCTTCCTACACAATAGTACTGGCTATATTCAATCATGTGTTCACCTTCTGTACTTGTTTATTGTAGGACATTTTGATATTGACTTATCAGCCAAGATTGTCAATTGTACTGCATGTGCATTGTATACCTGCCTTAATCACACCATTTCATATCACAATGCTAGCATTGCACTAGTTAAACAAAGATCTCAGTTATGGCTTCCCGTAAACTTAACTGAGCCTTGGactgattctgtatttctttctgtattgttGAAAACTGGGTTTAGGCGATCAAAGCACATCCTTGGGTGGATTATTGCAGGCATCTTAAGCCTTATCTCCATTGTGACTGTAGGAACTTTGTCTGGTATGGCTTTACATAATTCTatacaaaatcatgattttatcGCTGCTTGGCACAAAGACTCTCATGATCTGTGGACTCGACAAGCTCAAATAGATCAGCAATTACAAACACGAATTAATGAGTTACAAACTGTGGTTATCTACTTAGGAGATCAAATGCAGCAACTGACTTTCCGAACACGTATACGCTGTCactggaattttacttctttttgtctgactAATATGCCCTATAATAGCACTGAATATCCTTGGAATAAGGTTAAGGCAGATTTGCAGGACCTCACAAGTAACTCAAGTTTAGACATCAATTTGTTGAAACAACAAGATGCTAATTTTCAAGTTAGGGTACCTAGGGAGTTGTATAGTACTCAATTCTATGATACTTAAACCAAAACCCTATCGTCTCTAGACCCTAGAGCTTGGCTTTCAGGaaccaatatttttatatatgtattaatcaccCTG CTTTTTGTCATTGATTATAGGATACAGAAGTCTCTACTCAAGACTCCATGCCTCCCACAATGGAGTCCAACCAGCAGCCACCatgcttaa